CTGCAAAATTAACTGCTGCGCCTGCAACTGATCTCGTCCAGCCTGCTCATACTGATGTACGGCATGTAGAATATCCTCCCGAATACGATCCCAATCACCAAGACGAACCTGATCAAACAACCGCTGCTCCGCCTGACGTGCTAGTGTACCAGTTCCCGGTGATGCGGTGGACGCGTAATCGTCATAAAAGCGATGCTTGACTGGTAAATACGGATTGCTTGTCGCAATCAAGGCTTCCTGATACGATTGTCGCAAACGTCCAAGCGAGCTGCACGGATTACCGATCCCGATAAAGCATTGCTCTCGTAGCTCTTGTCCAGCAACTGCCAACAATTCACGCGCTATATCCGATGCTTGCGCGCGAAACGATTGTCCAGCACGTCGGAATCCAATGATCGGCACTTGTCGTCCATTTAATGCACCGACCAGACCTTTGCCTGTACGGCGGATTGTTTCTCGAATGGCACCGTATAGATGCTCGGCAGCATCGGGGATAATGACCGCGAGTGCGAATTTCTCACTATCGGGATCAACATCCAGCCAACGTACGGTTTCGTCCAGATGCACATCATGCACATAATCAAATAGCAGTTGCGTCACCATATCTGTCTCGATTACCGGCAGTAGACGTTCCAGCTTATCATCCCGCTGCTTGCTCTGCTCCCGACTCTGACGTTCCGCCTCGATCTCGGCAAAAACCTTTTTGACTGTTGCTGTAATCTCCCCCGCCTTGCTTGGCTTGAGCAGATAATCCTTCACTCCCAGCTTAAGCGCTCGCCGTGCATACTCGAACGTATCATACGCGGTAATCATAATGAATTTGATCTCTGGAAAAGTCGCTCCGATCTGCTCGATCGTTTCCAATCCGTCCATACCCGGCATTTTGATATCCATAAGGATGAGATTCGGCTCGAAGCTGGCAGCTAGCTCAATCGCCAGCTTGCCATTTTTCGCTTGCGCAATCTCCAATTCTGGAAACCCCCGCTGCAAAATGGCTTCTAGTCCTTCCCTCACTACCTGCTCGTCATCGACGATAAGCAGCTTCATCATACGCGTCCCGTCCCCTTACTTTTGGTATTTTTAAGAGAACGCGTACGCCGCGTCCCTCTGTGCTATGAATCTCGATCACATCCCGTACACCATAAAAGAGCCGCAAGCGCTGCACCACATTTGTAAAGCCAATCCCCGTCGAATGCCCTTCACTCTCTACCGGCTGCTCGTCCAGAATCTGCTGAATCTTCACATGACTCATGCCCGGACCATCATCGGCAATCTCCACGGTAACGGTCTCGCCGCTATCGCGGATCACAATCTCAATATTGCCACCATGTTCATCCGGCTCGACTGCGTGGGTGATCGCATTCTCGATGATCGGTTGCAGTGTTAGCCCCGGAATCTGAATTGACAAGCATTCCTCATTAATCTCGGTATGCAAATGTAGTCGGTCGGTAAAGCGCGCCTTCTGAATCTCCATATATTGTCCCATTACCCGTACCTCATCATATAGCGTGACCGAGCGGTCCAATCGCTTGAGATTGTAGCGCAGCAGTCCAGCAACACTAACCAGCAGATCGCTCGTCTCCTCCGCCCCTTCCAGAAATGCCTTCTTGGATAGCGTATCGAGAATGTTGAACAGGAAATGCGGATTGATCTGGCTCTGCAAACTACGCAGCTGACTTTCTTGAAGTAGCAGCTTGTTCCGCTGCAATTCATTTTCCAGCTGTGCCTTCTGCTGAATCTCGGAGATCAGACCATTGATGCTAATGCGCATATGCTCAAACATCTTCGCTAGAAATGAAATCTCATCCGACGAATTAACCTTAACCTGTAGATCAAATCGCCCCTTCGCAAGCTCCTGTGCCGCTTGGGTCAATTGTTGAATCGGACGTGTGATGCTCAGTGAAAACCAATACGTAAATAGCAAAAGCCAACAGGTCATCGTAAGCAAGATCCAGATACCAAGTCGCTTCAATTCACTCGATTGCTGAATAATCCCTCTGTAAAATTGCTCGTAGGTGGTCAGCTCCCGATCCAGTAAGGTGAGCGTCATATCAGAAATATATTTGGAAATGCGTGTTGCTTCGGAGAAAGCATCCGCTGAATCCTCGGTTTCCTTTTCCGAATGAAACATCACGGCGCGCTCTGACGTTTCGATCAGACTGTCGATCAAATTGATATAGCTAGTTAAGGCAAAGTCATTGCCGCTATTACGCAAATTGCTGATTTCCAACTGAGCATCCTGCAATTCCGTTTCCCGTCGGCGTAAACTACTCAAATTACCTTCAGTTGGTGTAATGAGATAACTATTGAGTGACGTAATCACTCTCTGACTTGAGGTGGTCACTTCATTCATTCGCAGGTAGCGTTGCAGAATCTCGTTGTACTGATTCTCTGTCTTCTGGTTGTAGTACATGAGCGTAACCCAGATCATCAGCATAATGAACATGATGATCGCCGTGAGTGTCCATATTTTCCGCTGAATGCTAATCATTGGACCTGCGCCTCCGTACGGATGGAAATGTCCGTCAGATAACCGTCTCGGTTCAAAGGCAGCGTCTTGCCATTCAACCACTGTATCATCATCTGCACGCTCACCTTTCCCATCTCATCAGGCGATTGCTCCAGTATGCCATCTAGCTTGCCGTCACGCAGCAAGGGCAGCACATCTGGGTTGTCGTCAAACGAATAGATTTTATATGATGCTACACTGGAACGTCGGCTGATCTCCTGTACCATCGCTTCAGTTAGATTAGAATCCACTGATATGAAGGCGTTTACATTCGGGAAACGGTTCATAATATTTTGAGTGGCTGCGACGATCTTGTCGCGTACTTCCGGGGTTTGTACATATTCGGTATGAATACCGGGATATTGTTTGAGGATATGCTCCATTCCTTGTACACGTTGTTGCTGGTCGTATTCGTTGCGATCATCGCCCATCAGGACAACGGTGCCCTTTTGCCCCATATCTTGAATCAGTTTACGAGCAATCAATTGACCAGCAGCATGTGGGTCGGAGCCAACATAGGTTTTACGCAAACTGCTCTGCATCGGCACATCGCTGGCAACGGTAATAACGGGAATACCGTAGAATGCGGCTTTCACCTTAGTCAGATTGACAAATTCATCCGTATCCAGCCCTTGCACGATAATACCATCCACGCGTGAATCAATAGCAATCTCCAACTGCTTGAGAAAGCTCTCACGGTCGCGTCCGTAACTTCCCCATACTTCTAGCTTGGCATCCAAGCGTTGTGCCTGCTGTTCTGCGGCAGTACCTAGCTTTTGCCAGAAGGGGGTGCCAAGATCAAAGGTGATCAGAACGAGCCGATATTTCGGTTGTTGCTGGGAACGCACTACAGGCAGTTCATGTTCCGATTGGACAAACCGCAGTGCCGCCATAATGGTAAAGAACAGCAGCGTTAGGGCGACGATCGCCAGTAAAGCGCTTACTTTTTTATGCAAGTGAAAGATCCCTCATTTCGGCTACGATACACGTATTATAGCATCGGTGAGGGTTATGCTAGAAGATAGGAAAGGATAATTTTTTGATGAGTTTTTGGAATGTAAACATACAACACGAGAATAGGAACGTTCGTGTAGAGAGGTCCATTGGGAAACGATCCGTCCTAATTCTGCGTTGTATTGTCATTCTTGCTATCCATCGTTCATTGCTATAATTTCAATTGGTAAATGTAATTTGATCTACCGACTCCAATGTAGCAAAGCGTTTATGCCATACACTCTCATGATGACGAATAATCTGTTCAGCCGACAGAACACTGCTATCTAGCGTACTATGTGCATCCGCCGCAACAATATTGTGTTGGTACCCGATACTGTACGCATTCCGCAGCGTCGTATCCAAGCAAAACTCTGTCTGCGCACCAGCAAAAATTATTTGTTCAATTTCATTCCGGCGCAGCCAGTCCAACAGGCTTGTCCGGTAAAAGGAATCCCAGCGCGTTTTGCGAATGACCGTGTCTCCCAGTTGCCGTGATAATTGAGCACTGATTTCCCAATCTGGCGTATCCGGGTAAAGATCATCACCGGGATTCTCGTCACTGTGTTGAATAAATACAATTGGTACCCCCGCAGCGCGTGCTTTGTCAATTAGTGTGTTGGTGCGTTCTATCAATGATTCCCGTTGGTACAACGCGTTCTCCTCACTGTTGAAAAAGAGTTCTTGCATGTCGATGATGATTAGCGCCTGTTTCATTATGTATCTCCTCCATTTAATCGGAAATGTGAGTGAACCATTTTGAAATTTTAAATTGTTTATTGTGATTGTGCAATGGGAAGTGATTCAATTTGCGTACTGGGGGTTGGTTTTTATGGTCGTTGATACGTGGTTTTTAGTTTTTATTATTGTGAATTTTTCATATAGTGAAATATTTATTTTGATGTTTTGGGGTACTTGTATAAATGGTTGAGACATATTTTTCGTTATTGTAAAATATCGTCTCTTCCTCATTTTATTTAGTCGCTAGCCTACTTCTGCGTTCGCTGGTTCGCTGGTTCGCTGGTTCGCTGGTTCGCTGGTTCGCTGGTTCGCTGGTTCGCTGGTTCGCTGGTTCGCTGGTTCGCTGGTTCGCTGGTTCGCTGGTTCGCTGGTTCGCTGGTTCGCTGAGTAATTGTGACTGGGTGTTTCGTATATGGCAAGTTTACTTTTTGATCTGTTTTTTTATATTCTCTATTGTGAATTTTTCATATGTTGATATTTTAAGATATTTTCTAAAATCCCCTCATCTGTCCTGCCTTATTTACTTCAACCTTCAAAACACTCCTCATTTATAACTTTCCCCTTCCCCATTTTTCATAAAAAAATCGGGAGCATCCGCGTTGTGAACGCGAATATTCCCGATTGCATCATTCTATTATGATTGTTTTTTCCGTTGCATCATTCTTCAAGCATGAAATTGCTGACCATCGTATACCGCTTCCACATAACCTGCACGGATAACGAAGTCGCCAAAATGCTCGCCAAGCTCGCGCTCAGTTGCATAACGCTGGATAATCGGCTTCAGTGAAGATAAAATCTCCTCTTCCCCGATATTTTCACGATACAGCTTATTCAAGCGGCTACCGTCAAATCCACCGCCCAGATACATATTGTATTTGCCCGGTCCCTTACCGATAAAGGACAGCTCTGCCAGCATCGGACGAGCACAGCCGTTGGGACAACCGGTCATACGTACAACGATGTCCTCATTACGAAGTCCCGCTTGATCCAGCTCTAACTCCAGCTTGTCGATCAGCGTTGGCAGGTAACGTTCAGCTTCTGCCATTGCCATACCACATGTCGGCAGCGATACACATGCCATCGAGTTACGACGCAGCGCGGAATAATGCGCGCCATCTGTCAGATGATATTGAGCAATCAGCGCTTCGATGGCTTTCTTCTTCTGACTGCTGACATTGCCGATAATTAGATTCTGGTTCGGCGTTAGGCGGAAGTCACCCGTGTGGACCTTAGCGATCTCACGCAGTCCAGTCATCAGCGGATAGTCTTCCAGATCGACGATACGACCGTTTTGTACAAACAGCGTGAACATCCATTTGCCATTGCTGCCTTTCACCCAGCCGTAACGATCACCGTTATGATCAAATTGATACGGACGCGCTGCTTGCAGTTCCCAGCCTAGACGTTCATGCAGCTCGGCTACCAGCCAGTCCAGTCCACGGTCGTCGATTGTATATTTGAAGCGAGCGTGCTTACGCACCGCGCGATCACCATAGTCGCGTTGAATCGTAACGACTTTCTCTGCAACGTCAATCATCTGCTCTGGTGTAATAAAACCGATGACTTTGGATACTTGCGGATAGGTCGCGGTATCGCCGTGCGTCATACCCATACCACCGCCAACTGCTACGTTGAAGCCAGCAAGTCGTCCATTTTCCACAATCGCGATAAAGCCGAGATCCTGAGAAAATACATCCACATCGTTGGATGGCGGAACGGCAATGCCGATCTTGAATTTACGTGGCAGATAGACGGCGCCATAGATTGGTTCTTGTTCGGTTTCTGTATCACGGCTATCGATAATCTTTTCCTCGTCCAGCCAAATTTCGTGATAGGCACGAGTTTGCGGATCGAGGTGGGTGCTGACTTTGCATGCCCAGTCATACACTTCGGCGTGTACATACGATTGATCTGGATTGGTATTACACATGACGTTCCGGTTAACGTCGCCGCATGCTGCTAGAGTACTGAGCAGCGCATCGTTTACTTCACGAATGGTATTTTTCAGATTCCATTTCAATACGCCGTGCAGCTGAAACGATTGGCGAGTCGTGAGACGGATCGTTTCGTTACCATATTTGTGCGCGATGCTGTCCATCATTAGCCATTGTGCTGGTGTAACGATACCACCAGATGCGCGGACACGCAGCATGAACTGGTACGCTGGTTCCAGCTTTTGCTTTTTCCGTTCGTTGCGCAGATCGCGGTCGTCCTGCATATAGCTACCGTGGTGCTTCATTAAGCGGTTGTCGTCCTCAGGGATGGAGCCAGTGATTGGGTCTTTGAGCGTCTGCTCTAGACTACCGCGCAGATAAAAGCTATTTCGTTTAATATCCTCGACGTCGCTATGCGGACGGTCATGAGGTGGAAATTTTTCGTACTGGACCATGTTCAGTTCTCCTCTCGTAATCGCGGGCGTTTCCCCATTCAGCTGTTATTGCTCAATATACGTCCCGCTGATAACGTTTTTGCTGCAGCATATTGCTCATATACTGGGCAGCTTCTTCTTGGCTCATATTGCCCTCTTCAATTAGAATGCTTTCCAATGTCAGATGAACATCGTTTGCCATATGCTTTTCATCGCCGCATACGTATACAACGGCGCCTTGTTGAATCCACTCGTACAGCTCGCGGCTGCGTTCCTTCATACGGTGCTGAACATATACCTTTTGATCACTGTCACGAGAAAAGGCTACATCCATGCGCGTTAGCACGCCATCCTTGAGCCAACGCTGCCATTCGGTTTGATACAGGAAATCCGTACCAAAGCGGCGGTCACCGAAGAACAGCCAGCTTTTGCCCTCTGCTCCAGTCTCTTCACGCTCGGCGATAAAGGAGCGGAATGGCGCTACGCCTGTACCCGGTCCAATCATAATAATCGGTGTCGAGTCATCATGAGGCAGTTTAAAGTTGTCATTGTGCTGGATGTAGACTGGCAGCGTATCGCCCGCTTCCAGCCGCTCGGCAAGATGCACGGAGCAAACACCGTAACGCTGACGACCATGCTGTTCATATTCAACCTTCCGTACTGTCAAATGCACTTCATCTGGCGATGCCTTGAAGCTGCTGGAAATGGAGTACAAGCGTGCTGGAATTTTACGAAGCAGCGACAGCAATTCATCCGCTGGAATATCATTCAGTGCAAAGTCACGGATCAGATCGAGCAGATCGCGCCCTTGTAAATACGTACGCAGATCCTGCTCGCGCCCTTCTGCCAGCAGATCGTCCAGTTGCTGATTGTCTGCCAGTCCAGCGATTTTTTCTAGTAACGGCTTGCTCAGTGTCGTGATCTCATAATGACGAAGCAGCGCTTCGCGGATGCTTAGTTGATCACCATTTTTGTTAATGACAATGGATTGCTCGTCGTTCCAGCCCGTTTGCTGCAAAATGTCCTCCACCAGCTGCGGATGATTTTGCGGATACACACCCAGACTGTCACCGGGTTCATAGCTCAAACCAGAGCCTTCCAGCGACAATTCTACATGCCGTGTTTCCTGATCTGAACCGCGACCGTTCAGATTTAGATTTTCCAATACCTCTGCTGGAAATGGGTTGGTGCGATTGTACTCCGATTCTACAGCAGAACCAGCCGTACCTTCTGCCGCTACAGACGCAGCGGTCACTGCCGTACTGGCTTGCCCCAATGCAGCCAACACGCCAGCAATCCATTCTCCTGCCGCTTCTTCAAAATCCACATCGCAATCGGCACGATCAACAATGCGCTGTGCACCGAGTTCTTCCAATCGTTTATCAAAGTCCTTACCAGTCTGGCAGAAAAATTCATATGACGTATCGCCCAGACCGAGAACGGCGAATTTCGTTTCTGGTAATTGTGGTGCACGCTTGCTATTCAAAAATTCATAAAAGGGAATCGCATTATCCGGCGGATCGCCCTCACCCTGCGTACTGGCGAGAATGAACAAATTGCGGACCTTTTTCAAATTGTTCGTTTTGTAATCGCCCATCGACGAGAGCGTAACGTCAAAGCCTTGTGCTGTCAGCTGTTGGGACAGCTTTTTCGCCAATCCCTGCGCGTTGCCCGTCTGGGAACCGAACAGAACTGTAACTTCCTTCGGTATTTCTGGTGCTGCGGGCGCTGCCGCAACCTGTGCAGCTTCATTGCTTGCAGCTGGAGCAGATACGGCACTGCTCGTTTGCAGCGAAGCGCTCAGATAACCGCTCAGCCAGATGCGCTGTGTGTCGTTCAAGGTTGGCAGCAGACGATTGAGGAGCTCTGCTTGCTCCTGTGTAAACGGACTGTTAGTAGCTTGAAATTCCAACGATATCCACCCCATCATTTAGCAACGGCGGTCATGTCGCCGTCACTAATTCCTAGTATATTGCTCAGATTAATTTATGCTTACTTGAACTTATCACAGTCCAGCAAAGCGGTCAATTAGAATGCCTTATAGGTCTTATCAGTTCTGCTGATGAACGACATAGCAAAGACAAAAAAGCCTTTTCCATAGCGATACCATACAGTAGTAGCATACCTGTTGGTACCGCCGGAAAAGGCAGATTGTTATTTTACATACACAACGAATCCATAGGTGATCTCATGAAACTCATCCCATTTTGCCGATACGCTGTACTCGTAGTATCCGAGTTTGGTCGGCAGGGTGAAGCTGCGATTGGTGAGCTTTTGTGGAATATATTTTTTGTCGGTAACCTTGTACACAAACAATTCGGTTGGCGTACCTGTCAATTGCACACTCAGTTTGGAGGAAGGCTTGAGCTGAAGTGCATTGTCCTTCATCTTCTGATCGGTTACTTGATACAAATATCCACCGCCTGCCATACCTACTTCATTGCCGGAATAATCGACCGTAGTCCAAATGGAAGCGATGTATTGTAGCGGTAGTGTCTTCTTGCCGCTATTGATCTGTACTTTATTTACAGCAAAGGTTAATGGTGATTTGGTCTTGACTAGCAGATTCCGTAGAATATCCGCCTGCTCTGCGGGAATCTCCTGCACCGCTTGCCCTGCATCTGACGAGGTAACGATCAAGGCTGATTGCCCATATGTAGATCCAAGCGATAGTCGATAGGATGTTACTTCGTTATCTGTTGTTTTTACCGATACTTCGTAATCGGCTGCTTGCTGCGAGCTTCCTTGTGAAGGCGTGCTAAGTGTAATCGCTTGCTGGAACAATTCAATGATTACTTTGTCCGTATACGTTCTGGATACGCAGGGGCTAGAGCTTGATTGTGCTGGTGCTTGAGTAGAACAAGTTGCTGTGATGGATTGCGTATGGTTGACGATGTCTAGCATTTGTTCCGGTGTGGCTGCCCATGATGGCGTAGACGGTACAATCAGGCTGCATACCAGCGCTGCTGGCATGAGCCATGCCGCCTTTTTACGTGTAAAGATGTGCATGAATAAATCTCCTCACTATATTCTATATTATGTATAACATTTAAATTATAGAATAATTTGGGATAATATGCACCTTTCATTTTATACTTATCCTTTAGCAAGTCGCCAATCAGCTGTTACGAAGAGCAAAGATTTGTTGGATATATTGCTCCTTATACGCTGTATATTCCATGATGCCATGCTGCTGTTGAGCGATAAAATTCATTTTCAGCTGTGCATACCGCTTCCGTGCGTCCTCATGTTGATTCATATAATCGCGAAAAAATATCATATTCCGCCAATGCTCACCATCATACGGAATCATATGAATGAAATGCGTCTTCACCTGAAACGCAGCATCCGCAAACCGGGCAAACACCGCTTCCTGCGGACGCTGCACCTTTAACCGATAAAATCCAGCGATACGCAGGGGTGTATCATACACTGACCATTGCGCTTCCTCTTCCTCAACACCCAGCGCTATATCAATAATTGGCTTTGCCTGTAAACCGTCAATCGCAGTACTGCCAACATGCTGAATCTGATCGGATGAGAGACTAGAAAGCTGTTGCAGCAGTTCCATCCGCACCTGTTCAAATTCACGTTTCCACAATGGATCATGCTCCACTACAAGCACTTGATCCGGCTGCAATCCAAGCTGCGGACGTTTCATCTACAGCCCTCCTTGCTTGAGAAATGCTTTCTGCTTGCTTGCATTTCCGAATAGCAGATAGAGAACCCACTCCCGCTCATGATCTTCTAGCGCTCGCAATTGCTCTGCCACAAGCTGAATCCATTCCTGCTGCTGCATAATCTGATCCCCCAGCCCTTTGACCGTTTTGGCAGATTGACCGCTACCTAGCAAGATGTACAGTAGCACTGGCAATGTCTGTTCATCCAGTCCGTGCGTTTCCACAAAAGCAGCAGCATAGGAATTGTGCGCAGACTGATGCTCAGTATCAACCAACTGCATATACCGACGCAATAGCGGGAAATAGTCGCGACTGTATAGACCCAGACCCAAAATGGCATACGTTCCCGGCATGACCGATTTCTCGCCCGGCTCTACATCTTGATACCACGCAAATTCCTGCATAACCTTTTCTCCATAGGTTGCAAGGAGTGGATACAGATTCGGATATTGCATCGCATTGGCGAAAAAGCGATGTAGCGGCGATTTGGCAAGACGTTTTAGCGGTAGCGCATTCTTTTGCTTGCTGCTGAATTTCAGTTTGTATTCACGCGGAAATCCTTGCTCCAACACATCGCATATATACGTGAGCGCTTCACGATACGACGCCTCTTCCTCCGACTCCAATGTAATACTCATCTGTTGCAGCACATCGTTAGCTTTAGCAGTTATATATTCATTTTTGCGTTCATGCTCTATATTGCCGCTGCCCTGTTTTACATACAGAGCTGCCTGCTGCGAATGTAGCTGTACCGCATAATGCAAATAGATTTTACGCTGCTCTGCATCCTGCTTCCCAATCCGCATAGCTGCATAAAGGAACATGTCCAATTCATGCGGATCAACCTCCTCCGCCGTCACTTCCTGTCGAAGGGTTCGCTCGGTGGTATACTCATGCTCTGAATCAAAATATTGCGGCAAAAAGACATCATTCGCCCAGAATTTCAATGCCATCGAGGATGTAGACTGCCATCTCTCATATTGTGTTCTGAATTCAAATAACTTCTGATCCACCTGCTCAAACAGCGGCGCTAGCGTCTGTACATCCGTTGGCACCATATCCTTATTCAGCAGCAAATTGGCGAAAAAATGTAGATCACGTTCATTGGGCAAAACAGGCGGTTCTGCATAAATCTTCTGCTCTATAAACGACTGTAACGCTTGCTGAAGCGATGTCAGCTTGACTGGATTGATAAACGTTTCGCCATATACATACCTCTCATCTGTCTGTTCACTCGCAAATGCAAGCTTAAACTCTAGCCTATAATCAAACATCCGCTTCCCATACTGATCAGATAGGAATAATTCATGCAGCTGTTCACGGAATGTAGGCATAAACTCCTGCTCCAACAAGGAAGATGTCAATGACTCGCGCTCCACCTCGCTTTCCCATGTATACGCCGTATTACTCCATGAAAAGGGTTCCTCAATCTCTACGAAACATTTGCCTGCTTGTCGACTGGAAGCATTCATTCCAGCACGTCCCATTTGATAACCGACGTGCACATAATCGCGGAATCCCGCTTGCAGCGGACTGTGATGATTTATTTCGTCAATCCGACGTTGCTCCTTGCTGTATAGCTGATGTAACTGTGTCCATGTTTCGTGTAATAACTGCTCTATATGCGGGTGCACCCTGATTCCTCCCTTGTTATACCATAGCGTCTGATGATTCATTTTCTATTCTATGTAAGCTTGCATATTCATACAAATATGCAAGCCGATCCGTATTCATCCCCTATTATTATCACCCATTGTCGCGCCTATCTGTCTGTTATCCCTGCTCCACCTTGAGCAGTTCTGACTTCGCAAATGTACAAAATTCCTGCAAAGCCTCACTCGAAGCGAAGCCAGCCTGAGCGATGGTATCATTTCCGCCGCCTTTGCCGCCATAGGTCGACAGATGCTGCTTGAAAAAAGCGCCAGATTTCACATGAGGATGACCGTTCTGCGCCAATACAATCTTGTAATCCTGCTCACTAGACAGCAGCACCGTACATTGGCGCTGATCAAGCAGCTGCGCCGCCAGACGCTGCAAATCCTGCAATGATTTATCAGCAAAATGATGCACAAGCAGTGGTTGCTCCTGCTGCGCATCCACTGAAGATAGCAACGTATTCAGCAAAAATGCGTCATTTTCGCTCCGCAGGCGTTGTAGCTCATCCCGCTGCTGGCGCTGTTCCTGCTCCCATTTATCAAAGCGTCCCACAATATCGCGCCGTCCCGTATTGAAGCGTGATGCAATATGATCCAGAATATGCAGACTTTCGCTGTAATCTGCCCATACGCGCCAGCCATATTTGAAATACAAACGAATATGCCCTTTGGTTTTCTCCGCCTTATACAGCTTAATCATGCCAAGCTCACCTGTGCGGGATACATGCGTACCGCCGCAGGCATTATGCTCGATACCCTCAATCTCCACAATACGTACATGGTCTGTTACCGATGGCGGCTTGACCAGCGTCAAGGTCGCAAGCTGCTCTGCATCCACGAAGTAGCTGTTCACCGGAATATTGCGGTAAATGATCTCGTTAATCTTCTTCTCCAATGCTACTAGCTGGTCGGCAGAGCAATCTAGTGTATCCACATCAATCGTAGATTCCTGCTCACCCAGATGAAAGCTCAACGTCGGTGCAGATAACATATCCAGACAAACCGCTGATAGCAGATGCTGCCCTGTGTGCTGCTGCATATGGTCAAAGCGTCGTTGCCAATCAATCTCGCAATATACCTCTGCACCATCTG
The DNA window shown above is from Paenibacillus sp. JQZ6Y-1 and carries:
- a CDS encoding response regulator gives rise to the protein MMKLLIVDDEQVVREGLEAILQRGFPELEIAQAKNGKLAIELAASFEPNLILMDIKMPGMDGLETIEQIGATFPEIKFIMITAYDTFEYARRALKLGVKDYLLKPSKAGEITATVKKVFAEIEAERQSREQSKQRDDKLERLLPVIETDMVTQLLFDYVHDVHLDETVRWLDVDPDSEKFALAVIIPDAAEHLYGAIRETIRRTGKGLVGALNGRQVPIIGFRRAGQSFRAQASDIARELLAVAGQELREQCFIGIGNPCSSLGRLRQSYQEALIATSNPYLPVKHRFYDDYASTASPGTGTLARQAEQRLFDQVRLGDWDRIREDILHAVHQYEQAGRDQLQAQQLILQRLWIAARMLTEMGVELEPPVYSSPVQDYRQLRHETSLMIEQMRSISDAYAQRIKPDTIGKIKQYITEHSHQDISLEGIAEQFGLSPFYISKLFKEQLGVNYIDFLTECRINRAKTLMGDPQRSLKEITYEVGYRDPNYFSKVFKKSCDVSPTEYRKALLGARE
- a CDS encoding sensor histidine kinase, with translation MISIQRKIWTLTAIIMFIMLMIWVTLMYYNQKTENQYNEILQRYLRMNEVTTSSQRVITSLNSYLITPTEGNLSSLRRRETELQDAQLEISNLRNSGNDFALTSYINLIDSLIETSERAVMFHSEKETEDSADAFSEATRISKYISDMTLTLLDRELTTYEQFYRGIIQQSSELKRLGIWILLTMTCWLLLFTYWFSLSITRPIQQLTQAAQELAKGRFDLQVKVNSSDEISFLAKMFEHMRISINGLISEIQQKAQLENELQRNKLLLQESQLRSLQSQINPHFLFNILDTLSKKAFLEGAEETSDLLVSVAGLLRYNLKRLDRSVTLYDEVRVMGQYMEIQKARFTDRLHLHTEINEECLSIQIPGLTLQPIIENAITHAVEPDEHGGNIEIVIRDSGETVTVEIADDGPGMSHVKIQQILDEQPVESEGHSTGIGFTNVVQRLRLFYGVRDVIEIHSTEGRGVRVLLKIPKVRGRDAYDEAAYRR
- a CDS encoding sugar ABC transporter substrate-binding protein, with product MHKKVSALLAIVALTLLFFTIMAALRFVQSEHELPVVRSQQQPKYRLVLITFDLGTPFWQKLGTAAEQQAQRLDAKLEVWGSYGRDRESFLKQLEIAIDSRVDGIIVQGLDTDEFVNLTKVKAAFYGIPVITVASDVPMQSSLRKTYVGSDPHAAGQLIARKLIQDMGQKGTVVLMGDDRNEYDQQQRVQGMEHILKQYPGIHTEYVQTPEVRDKIVAATQNIMNRFPNVNAFISVDSNLTEAMVQEISRRSSVASYKIYSFDDNPDVLPLLRDGKLDGILEQSPDEMGKVSVQMMIQWLNGKTLPLNRDGYLTDISIRTEAQVQ
- a CDS encoding cysteine hydrolase family protein; the encoded protein is MKQALIIIDMQELFFNSEENALYQRESLIERTNTLIDKARAAGVPIVFIQHSDENPGDDLYPDTPDWEISAQLSRQLGDTVIRKTRWDSFYRTSLLDWLRRNEIEQIIFAGAQTEFCLDTTLRNAYSIGYQHNIVAADAHSTLDSSVLSAEQIIRHHESVWHKRFATLESVDQITFTN
- the cysI gene encoding assimilatory sulfite reductase (NADPH) hemoprotein subunit, which produces MVQYEKFPPHDRPHSDVEDIKRNSFYLRGSLEQTLKDPITGSIPEDDNRLMKHHGSYMQDDRDLRNERKKQKLEPAYQFMLRVRASGGIVTPAQWLMMDSIAHKYGNETIRLTTRQSFQLHGVLKWNLKNTIREVNDALLSTLAACGDVNRNVMCNTNPDQSYVHAEVYDWACKVSTHLDPQTRAYHEIWLDEEKIIDSRDTETEQEPIYGAVYLPRKFKIGIAVPPSNDVDVFSQDLGFIAIVENGRLAGFNVAVGGGMGMTHGDTATYPQVSKVIGFITPEQMIDVAEKVVTIQRDYGDRAVRKHARFKYTIDDRGLDWLVAELHERLGWELQAARPYQFDHNGDRYGWVKGSNGKWMFTLFVQNGRIVDLEDYPLMTGLREIAKVHTGDFRLTPNQNLIIGNVSSQKKKAIEALIAQYHLTDGAHYSALRRNSMACVSLPTCGMAMAEAERYLPTLIDKLELELDQAGLRNEDIVVRMTGCPNGCARPMLAELSFIGKGPGKYNMYLGGGFDGSRLNKLYRENIGEEEILSSLKPIIQRYATERELGEHFGDFVIRAGYVEAVYDGQQFHA
- a CDS encoding assimilatory sulfite reductase (NADPH) flavoprotein subunit, whose translation is MEFQATNSPFTQEQAELLNRLLPTLNDTQRIWLSGYLSASLQTSSAVSAPAASNEAAQVAAAPAAPEIPKEVTVLFGSQTGNAQGLAKKLSQQLTAQGFDVTLSSMGDYKTNNLKKVRNLFILASTQGEGDPPDNAIPFYEFLNSKRAPQLPETKFAVLGLGDTSYEFFCQTGKDFDKRLEELGAQRIVDRADCDVDFEEAAGEWIAGVLAALGQASTAVTAASVAAEGTAGSAVESEYNRTNPFPAEVLENLNLNGRGSDQETRHVELSLEGSGLSYEPGDSLGVYPQNHPQLVEDILQQTGWNDEQSIVINKNGDQLSIREALLRHYEITTLSKPLLEKIAGLADNQQLDDLLAEGREQDLRTYLQGRDLLDLIRDFALNDIPADELLSLLRKIPARLYSISSSFKASPDEVHLTVRKVEYEQHGRQRYGVCSVHLAERLEAGDTLPVYIQHNDNFKLPHDDSTPIIMIGPGTGVAPFRSFIAEREETGAEGKSWLFFGDRRFGTDFLYQTEWQRWLKDGVLTRMDVAFSRDSDQKVYVQHRMKERSRELYEWIQQGAVVYVCGDEKHMANDVHLTLESILIEEGNMSQEEAAQYMSNMLQQKRYQRDVY